One window of the Salvia splendens isolate huo1 chromosome 1, SspV2, whole genome shotgun sequence genome contains the following:
- the LOC121794394 gene encoding cytochrome P450 76T24-like: MDLLTSLIFVASIAWICILILTSNSRARKSSKLPPGPYGPPIIGNILHLGPKPHRSLAKLSQKYGPVMSLKLGSITTVVISSAETAKLVLQKHDSSFSNRTIPSASKALRHHEFSVAWLPVGSQWRKLRKICREQMFSAPRLDSSEGLRREKLHKLRDFVAERCDRGVAVNVGDAAFTTALNLMSASLFSVEFARFDSESSQEMKEVVWGVMKSVGSPNLADYFPLLKPADPQRIFKAAEFNYGKLFAKLDEIIDEKLKSGGDKRDLVEALLEINRRDEAQLSRDDIRHLLLDLFVAGTDTTSGTVEWAMTELIRNPQKMAKLRSEIRSFMSENGKQQVEESDITSLPYLQAVVKENFRLHPAAPLLVPHKANCDVEINGYIVPENAQILINVWASGRDSNIWKNPNEFLPERFLNENGSVDFKGRDFELIPFGAGRRICPGLPLADRMVHQMLVTFVGNYEWKLENTKPEEMDMNENFGITLQKAVPLKAIPTKL; encoded by the exons ATGGATTTACTAACATCTTTGATCTTTGTAGCATCCATTGCATGGATATGCATACTGATTCTAACATCAAATTCTCGGGCCCGAAAATCATCCAAACTCCCTCCAGGCCCGTACGGGcctcctatcatcggcaacatCCTCCATCTCGGGCCCAAACCCCATCGCTCCCTCGCCAAGCTCTCCCAAAAATACGGGCCCGTGATGTCGCTCAAGCTGGGCAGCATCACCACCGTAGTAATCTCCTCAGCAGAAACCGCAAAACTCGTGCTTCAAAAACACGACTCTTCCTTCTCCAACCGAACCATCCCGTCCGCTTCCAAAGCCCTCCGCCACCACGAGTTCTCCGTAGCGTGGCTTCCCGTCGGAAGCCAGTGGCGGAAGCTGCGGAAGATATGCAGAGAGCAGATGTTTTCGGCTCCGCGTCTGGACTCGAGCGAGGGTCTGAGGAGAGAGAAGCTGCATAAGCTGCGCGACTTTGTGGCGGAGCGCTGCGACCGCGGCGTCGCCGTAAACGTAGGAGATGCCGCGTTCACGACGGCGCTGAATCTGATGTCAGCGTCGCTGTTCTCGGTGGAGTTCGCGCGGTTCGATTCGGAGTCGTCGCAGGAGATGAAGGAGGTGGTGTGGGGCGTCATGAAATCCGTCGGAAGCCCTAATCTGGCTGATTATTTTCCGCTGCTGAAACCAGCGGATCCGCAGAGGATTTTTAAGGCGGCGGAGTTTAATTATGGGAAGCTGTTTGCGAAATTGGATGAGATAATAGACGAGAAACTGAAATCGGGGGGCGACAAACGCGATTTGGTGGAAGCGCTTCTTGAGATCAACCGACGAGATGAAGCTCAACTTAGCCGAGATGACATAAGACATCTCCTTCTG GATCTATTCGTAGCTGGAACCGACACGACTTCAGGAACAGTGGAATGGGCGATGACAGAACTAATACGCAACCCTCAAAAAATGGCCAAGCTCAGAAGCGAAATAAGGAGCTTCATGTCTGAAAATGGGAAGCAACAAGTCGAAGAATCAGACATCACATCGCTGCCATATCTGCAAGCAGTGGTGAAAGAAAACTTCAGGCTACACCCTGCTGCCCCTTTACTAGTACCCCACAAAGCCAATTGCGATGTGGAAATAAACGGCTACATCGTACCAGAAAATGCCCAGATTCTCATCAATGTGTGGGCGAGTGGCAGAGATTCCAATATCTGGAAGAATCCAAATGAATTCTTGCCGGAGAGATTCTTAAACGAGAATGGCAGCGTAGATTTTAAGGGCAGAGATTTCGAGCTGATTCCATTTGGCGCGGGAAGAAGAATCTGCCCCGGGTTGCCGTTGGCTGATCGGATGGTGCATCAGATGTTGGTGACATTTGTGGGAAATTATGAGTGGAAACTGGAAAATACGAAGCCAGAAGAAATGGACATGAATGAGAATTTCGGAATTACGCTTCAAAAGGCAGTACCTCTCAAAGCAATTCCCACTAAACTATGA